Proteins from a single region of Neodiprion virginianus isolate iyNeoVirg1 chromosome 4, iyNeoVirg1.1, whole genome shotgun sequence:
- the LOC124301923 gene encoding inositol hexakisphosphate and diphosphoinositol-pentakisphosphate kinase 2 isoform X12: MSYTELEYGYQDLKNATRPVFYVGDINPGQSPLVGQSSSSIYHSSVRDLPKGCLSEDGCMGSTNSLDGEGKQVLVGVCAMAKKSQSKPMKEILTRLEEFEYLKIIVFPEEVILKEPVEDWPIVDCLISFHSKGFPLDKAIQYASLRNPFIINNLRMQYDIQGLQDRRRVYAILNGEGIEIPRYAVLDRDSADPKHHELVESEDHVEVNGITFNKPFVEKPVSAEDHNIYIYYPTSAGGGSQRLFRKIGSRSSVYSPESRVRKTGSYIYEDFMPTDGTDVKVYTVGPDYAHAEARKSPALDGKVERDSEGKEIRYPVILSNAEKLISRKVCLAFKQTVCGFDLLRANGQSFVCDVNGFSFVKNSNKYYDDCAKILGNMILRELAPTLHIPWSVPFQLDDPPIVPTTFGKMMELRCVVAVIRHGDRTPKQKMKVEVRHPKFFEIFAKYDGYKHGHVKLKRPKQLQEILDTARSLLTEIQHRAAGPELEEKQGKLEQLKSVLEMYGHFSGINRKVQMKYQPKGRPRGSSSDDGKTNNRFGEPSLVLILKWGGELTPAGRIQAEELGRIFRCMYPGGQGRHLSGEYAGAQGLGLLRLHSTFRHDLKIYASDEGRVQMTAAAFAKGLLALEGELTPILVQMVKSANTNGLLDNDCDSSKYQNMVKTRLHELLQQDREFTREDREQINPGNALSINAAMNFVKNPVRCCQHVHVLIQKLMDIVRIKKDDPKTKDAILYHGETWELMGRRWGKIEKDFCTKKKRFDISKIPDIYDCIKYDLQHNNHTLQFDYAEELYIYSKYLADIVIPQEYGLTVQEKLTIGQGICTPLLKKIRADLQRNIEETGEETVNRLNPRRILHFRYSHGVSSPGRHVRTRLYFTSESHVHSLLTVLRYGGLLDVVKDEQWRRAMEYVSMVSELNYMSQIVVMLYEDPTKDPSSEERFHVELHFSPGVNCCVQKNLPPGPGFRPHSRNESNHNLGEAGSGAEGSSQCSTRIEEEDSELSILDDNTNSPVTNSNTSPMETDEGNLALDGESPKASKTIDMMDLDPIIDEPFDSGFLQSSAPIPISARTVAGHEAARLGSQLAASQRQRRELEAAGINEPRARSYDHQRQEKTVKPDCCQKSLKQETDLNVANHCENICKLSRVQKSLRRSFTLAHSLSSPNMPVTMVFNSNSSSSPLITFHRVPLASPGTVCAPIDETNSSYTVAKPQLLTQFKKYGRSYTEATLSNFKVCARRYRHSVSGQMTYFKMLGYNVSKKLTGSTNSLFSTAVISGSSSAPDLKDMVPQHASAVAAIDGFGGVPPIRPLETLHNALSLRQLDSFLEMMTSLSFFRTPASSPPKYPSPGGSVHGSFLQNLSIGSIGREYHSSDNEVIRNQLSPTSPNSAGWSSGAPSFLSSEPSSPAPTSAGECSMSTSLGSNDGMRVFNTAHEFPRTPDLNLDLNNICMGIDQGCRESRGSISFTDYYSNEDGQILKICQDDSCKLIKKSVCVDDATIIDNIDEDEDHTLTLRQSKVQKKQDIKFVFKQQENSNPVQPSCSYKKIGRFRVESMEVADDDVRMKDQVTVCTSNPKSVIQSVLVKEATIEGGRKISKPLFSNESDVDLQQTTEIRAISKSNYSKSEICPLSPLHSNAELDSDYRSFTPIEKELSTLDDLDNTRNSEVILTHPIPINGSRINKPSEPVLTLASSLNDGTNVKVGFDVDTEKAG; the protein is encoded by the exons ATGTCTTATACGGAATTAGAGTACGGCTACCAG GATCTGAAGAATGCAACAAGACCAGTCTTCTACGTAGGAGATATTAACCCAGGGCAATCCCCCCTCGTCGGTCAGTCCTCATCTTCGATCTACCATTCCTCGGTACGA GATCTGCCGAAAGGATGCCTAAGCGAAGATGGATGCATGGGAAGTACGAATTCTCTGGATGGTGAGGGAAAGCAAGTCTTGGTTGGTGTTTGTGCAATGGCCAAGAAGTCTCAGAGTAAACCTATGAAGGAGATCTTGACACGGCTTGAAGAGttcgaatatttgaaaatcattgtTTTTCCGGAAGAAGTCATACTTAAA GAACCTGTGGAAGACTGGCCGATAGTCGATTGCTTGATAAGTTTTCACAGCAAAGGTTTTCCGCTCGATAAAGCTATACAGTATGCCAGCTTACGAAATCCATTTATAATTAACAATCTGCGTATGCAATACGATATTCAG GGCTTACAGGATCGCAGACGAGTTTATGCGATACTCAATGGAGAAGGCATAGAAATACCGCGATACGCAGTCCTGGACAGAGATTCTGCAGATCCAAAGC ATCATGAACTGGTTGAATCGGAGGACCACGTCGAGGTGAATGGTATAACATTTAATAAACCGTTTGTTGAGAAGCCAGTATCTGCCGAAGATcataatatttacatatattatcCAACATCCGCGGGTGGCGGAAGTCAGAGATTATTTAGAAAG ATTGGCAGCCGCAGCAGCGTTTACTCACCAGAGTCTCGGGTCCGGAAAACTGGATCTTACATATATGAAGATTTCATGCCGACTGACGGCACTGACGTTAAAGTTTACACAGTTGGGCCCGATTACGCTCACGCCGAAGCAAGAAAGAGCCCGGCTCTGGATGGCAAAGTGGAACGGGACTCAGAGGGAAAGGAAATACGCTATCCCGTCATTCTTAGCAATGCTGAAAAACTTATAAGCAGAAAAGTATGCCTCGCCTTTAAGCAAACCGTTTGCGGGTTCGATTTGCTCAG AGCCAATGGTCAATCGTTTGTCTGTGACGTTAATGGATTcagttttgttaaaaattcgaaCAAGTATTATGACGATTGCGCGAAAATTTTGGGTAACATGATTCTCAGAGAACTGGCACCTACTCTTCACATTCCCTGGAGCGTTCCGTTTCAACTGGATGATCCACCCATTGTGCCCACTACATTTGGAAAAAT GATGGAGCTAAGATGTGTCGTTGCAGTTATCAGACACGGCGATAGAACTCCCAAGCAAAAAATGAAGGTCGAAGTTCGTCATCCCAA ATTTTTTGAGATCTTTGCCAAGTACGATGGTTACAAACACGGTCACGTCAAACTAAAGCGGCCCAAACAGCTTCAGGAGATTTTGGACACCGCACGTAGCTTGTTAACGGAGATTCAGCATCGTGCTGCTGGACCAGAGTTGGAAGAGAAGCAAGGAAAACTGGAGCAGCTGAAAAGTGTCCTAGAAAT gTATGGCCATTTTTCAGGAATTAATCGTAAGGTCCAGATGAAATATCAGCCTAAAGGCAGACCTAGAGGGAGCTCCTCAGACGACGGTAAAACCAACA ACAGATTTGGCGAGCCATCTTTGGTGCTGATTCTAAAGTGGGGCGGAGAGTTGACGCCAGCTGGACGCATCCAAGCCGAAGAACTTGGCCGTATATTTCGGTGCATGTATCCGGGAGGTCAAGGTAGACACCTTAGTG GAGAATATGCCGGTGCCCAAGGTCTGGGTCTCCTTCGACTGCACTCAACCTTTCGTCATGACTTGAAAATTTACGCCAGCGATGAAGGCAGAGTCCAAATGACGGCTGCAGCTTTCGCCAAGGGTCTACTTGCTTTGGAGGGCGAACTAACTCCCATTCTGGTACAGATGGTCAAAAGTGCCAACACCAATGGACTTTTGGACAACGATTGCGATAGCAGTAAATACCAAAACAT GGTAAAAACGCGACTGCATGAACTACTGCAACAGGATAGAGAATTTACCCGCGAAGATCGCGAGCAGATAAATCCCGGTAATGCTTTGAGCATAAATGCGGcaatgaattttgtaaaaaatccTGTAAGATGTTGTCAGCACGTTCACGTTCTTATACAGAAACTAATGGACATTGTCAGGATTAAGAAAGACGATCCCAAGACGAAAG ATGCTATTCTGTACCACGGGGAAACATGGGAATTAATGGGCCGCCGGTGgggtaaaattgaaaaagatttcTGCACTAAAAAGAAGAGGTTCGACATATCGAAAATCCCCGACATTTATGATTGCATTAAGTACGACCTGCAGCACAACAATCATACGCTTCAGTTTGATTATGCGGAAGAGCTCTACATATACTCAAAATATTTAGCTGATATTGTCATACCGCAG GAATATGGACTAACCGTTCAGGAAAAACTCACCATAGGACAAGGTATTTGCACACCTCTACTGAAAAAGATTCGAGCAGATCTTCAACGAAATATAGAGGAGACCGGCGAAGAAACTGTCAATAGATTAAATCCACG TCGTATCCTCCATTTCAGATACTCGCACGGAGTTTCAAGTCCTGGAAGGCACGTCAGAACGAGATTATACTTTACAAGCGAAAGCCATGTTCACTCCCTACTCACTGTACTGCGATATGGAGGATTACTTGAT GTGGTCAAGGACGAACAATGGCGACGCGCAATGGAGTACGTAAGCATGGTATCAGAATTGAATTACATGTCGCAAATCGTCGTTATGTTATACGAAGATCCAACAAAGGATCCAAGCAGTGAAGAGCGCTTCCATGTCGAGCTTCACTTTAGTCCCGGAGTGAACTGTTGTGTGCAGAAAAATCTTCCCCCGGGACCGGGTTTCCGGCCGCATTCGCGGAACGAGAGTAATCATAATCTC GGTGAGGCGGGATCAGGTGCAGAAGGCAGCTCTCAGTGCAGCACGCGAATCGAAGAGGAAGATTCCGAATTAAGTATCTTGGATGACAACACAAATAGCCCGGTTACAAATTCG AACACTTCACCGATGGAAACAGACGAAGGCAACTTGGCCTTGGATGGCGAGAGCCCGAAGGCGAGTAAAACTATCGATATGATGGACCTGGATCCCATAATCGACGAACCTTTCGATAGTGGCTTTCTACAGAGTTCGGCGCCAATTCCAATCAG CGCGAGAACAGTGGCGGGTCACGAAGCAGCTAGACTTGGCAGCCAGCTAGCAGCGAGTCAACGTCAACGTCGAGAACTGGAGGCAGCGGGTATCAATGAACCAAGAGCCAGAAGCTATGACCACCAGAGACaagaaaaaactgtaaaaC CCGATTGCTGTCAAAAGTCACTAAAGCAAGAAACTGATCTGAATGTTGCCAATCATTGCGAGAATATCTGTAAATTATCAAGGGTGCAAAAGTCATTGAGACGATCATTTACTCTAGCACACTCGCTCAGTTCACCCAATATGCCTGTAACCATGGTTTTCAATTCCAATTCATCTTCGTCTCCGTTGATAACTTTTCACCGAGTCCCTCTTGCCTCTCCCGGTACAGTCTGTGCTCCCATAGACGAAACAAATTCGTCTTATACCGTAGCCAAACCGCAATTATTGACGCAATTTAAGAAGTATGGCAGATCTTACACCGAAGCAACTTTGTCTAACTTTAAAGTGTGCG CAAGACGCTATCGTCACAGCGTCTCTGGACAGATGACCTACTTCAAGATGCTCGGATACAACGTTAGCAAGAAGCTTACCGGTTCTACAAACAGCCTGTTCAGCACAGCTGTTATCAGCGGATCGTCGAGCGCCCCGGACCTCAAGGATATGGTGCCTCAGCACGCCTCTGCTGTTGCAG CTATAGATGGATTCGGAGGCGTCCCACCAATCAGACCATTGGAAACATTGCATAACGCACTGTCTCTGAGACAGTTGGACTCGTTTCTAGAAATGATGACTAGCCTGTCTTTTTTCCGCACTCCGGCATCCTCGCCGCCTAAATATCCATCTCCAGGTGGATCTGTTCACGGGTCATTCCTCCAAAATCTAAGCATAGGCAGCATCGGTCGCGAATACCATTCCTCCGATAATGAAGTCATTAG AAATCAGCTGTCACCGACCAGTCCAAACA GCGCAGGTTGGAGCAGTGGAGCGCCATCTTTTTTGTCGTCGGAGCCATCTTCTCCTGCTCCTACGTCGGCGGGTGAATGTAGCATGTCTACCAGTCTCGGTAGCAATGACGG AATGCGCGTGTTCAATACGGCGCACGAATTTCCCAGAACACCAGATTTGAACCTAGACCTAAATAACATCTGTATGGGAATAGATCAAGGCTGCCGAGAAAGCCGTGGAAGTATATCTTTTACAGATTACTACAGTAACGAAGATGgccaaattttgaaaatctgccAAGACGATAGCTGTAAGCTCATCAAGAAATCAGTATGTGTTGATGATGCTACAATCATTGATAACATCGATGAAGACGAGGACCATACTTTGACATTGAGACAGAGCAAGGTGCAGAAGAAACAAGAcatcaaatttgttttcaaacagCAGGAAAATTCTAATCCGGTACAACCGAGTTgtagttataaaaaaattggaag ATTCCGTGTGGAAAGTATGGAAGTTGCGGATGATGACGTTAGGATGAAAGACCAGGTTACAGTGTGTACCAGCAATCCGAAAAGTGTGATCCAATCTGTGTTAGTCAAAGAGGCAACTATCGAAGGTggtagaaaaatatcaaaaccATTGTTCAGTAATGAGAGTGATGTTGATTTACAACAAACGACTGAAATACGGGCAATCTCCAAGAgcaattattcaaaatctgAAATCTGTCCTCTTTCACCACTACATTCGAATGCAGAACTTGACTCCGATTACCGGAGCTTTACTCCAATTGAAAAGGAACTTTCTACTTTGGATGATCTTGACAACACAAGAAACTCGGAGGTGATCCTCACCCATCCAATTCCCATCAATGGATCGAGAATTAACAAACCATCTGAACCTGTACTTACACTAGCGAGCAGTCTTAATGACGGTACAAATGTTAAAGTTGGTTTTGACGTTGATACCGAAAAAGCAGGTTAA
- the LOC124301923 gene encoding inositol hexakisphosphate and diphosphoinositol-pentakisphosphate kinase 2 isoform X1 has translation MSYTELEYGYQDLKNATRPVFYVGDINPGQSPLVGQSSSSIYHSSVRDLPKGCLSEDGCMGSTNSLDGEGKQVLVGVCAMAKKSQSKPMKEILTRLEEFEYLKIIVFPEEVILKEPVEDWPIVDCLISFHSKGFPLDKAIQYASLRNPFIINNLRMQYDIQGLQDRRRVYAILNGEGIEIPRYAVLDRDSADPKHHELVESEDHVEVNGITFNKPFVEKPVSAEDHNIYIYYPTSAGGGSQRLFRKIGSRSSVYSPESRVRKTGSYIYEDFMPTDGTDVKVYTVGPDYAHAEARKSPALDGKVERDSEGKEIRYPVILSNAEKLISRKVCLAFKQTVCGFDLLRANGQSFVCDVNGFSFVKNSNKYYDDCAKILGNMILRELAPTLHIPWSVPFQLDDPPIVPTTFGKMMELRCVVAVIRHGDRTPKQKMKVEVRHPKFFEIFAKYDGYKHGHVKLKRPKQLQEILDTARSLLTEIQHRAAGPELEEKQGKLEQLKSVLEMYGHFSGINRKVQMKYQPKGRPRGSSSDDGKTNNRFGEPSLVLILKWGGELTPAGRIQAEELGRIFRCMYPGGQGRHLSGEYAGAQGLGLLRLHSTFRHDLKIYASDEGRVQMTAAAFAKGLLALEGELTPILVQMVKSANTNGLLDNDCDSSKYQNMVKTRLHELLQQDREFTREDREQINPGNALSINAAMNFVKNPVRCCQHVHVLIQKLMDIVRIKKDDPKTKDAILYHGETWELMGRRWGKIEKDFCTKKKRFDISKIPDIYDCIKYDLQHNNHTLQFDYAEELYIYSKYLADIVIPQEYGLTVQEKLTIGQGICTPLLKKIRADLQRNIEETGEETVNRLNPRRILHFRYSHGVSSPGRHVRTRLYFTSESHVHSLLTVLRYGGLLDVVKDEQWRRAMEYVSMVSELNYMSQIVVMLYEDPTKDPSSEERFHVELHFSPGVNCCVQKNLPPGPGFRPHSRNESNHNLGEAGSGAEGSSQCSTRIEEEDSELSILDDNTNSPVTNSNTSPMETDEGNLALDGESPKASKTIDMMDLDPIIDEPFDSGFLQSSAPIPISARTVAGHEAARLGSQLAASQRQRRELEAAGINEPRARSYDHQRQEKTVKPAEKVQYQSLDAVNKEADCCQKSLKQETDLNVANHCENICKLSRVQKSLRRSFTLAHSLSSPNMPVTMVFNSNSSSSPLITFHRVPLASPGTVCAPIDETNSSYTVAKPQLLTQFKKYGRSYTEATLSNFKVCARRYRHSVSGQMTYFKMLGYNVSKKLTGSTNSLFSTAVISGSSSAPDLKDMVPQHASAVAAIDGFGGVPPIRPLETLHNALSLRQLDSFLEMMTSLSFFRTPASSPPKYPSPGGSVHGSFLQNLSIGSIGREYHSSDNEVIRNQLSPTSPNSAGWSSGAPSFLSSEPSSPAPTSAGECSMSTSLGSNDGMRVFNTAHEFPRTPDLNLDLNNICMGIDQGCRESRGSISFTDYYSNEDGQILKICQDDSCKLIKKSVCVDDATIIDNIDEDEDHTLTLRQSKVQKKQDIKFVFKQQENSNPVQPSCSYKKIGRFRVESMEVADDDVRMKDQVTVCTSNPKSVIQSVLVKEATIEGGRKISKPLFSNESDVDLQQTTEIRAISKSNYSKSEICPLSPLHSNAELDSDYRSFTPIEKELSTLDDLDNTRNSEVILTHPIPINGSRINKPSEPVLTLASSLNDGTNVKVGFDVDTEKAG, from the exons ATGTCTTATACGGAATTAGAGTACGGCTACCAG GATCTGAAGAATGCAACAAGACCAGTCTTCTACGTAGGAGATATTAACCCAGGGCAATCCCCCCTCGTCGGTCAGTCCTCATCTTCGATCTACCATTCCTCGGTACGA GATCTGCCGAAAGGATGCCTAAGCGAAGATGGATGCATGGGAAGTACGAATTCTCTGGATGGTGAGGGAAAGCAAGTCTTGGTTGGTGTTTGTGCAATGGCCAAGAAGTCTCAGAGTAAACCTATGAAGGAGATCTTGACACGGCTTGAAGAGttcgaatatttgaaaatcattgtTTTTCCGGAAGAAGTCATACTTAAA GAACCTGTGGAAGACTGGCCGATAGTCGATTGCTTGATAAGTTTTCACAGCAAAGGTTTTCCGCTCGATAAAGCTATACAGTATGCCAGCTTACGAAATCCATTTATAATTAACAATCTGCGTATGCAATACGATATTCAG GGCTTACAGGATCGCAGACGAGTTTATGCGATACTCAATGGAGAAGGCATAGAAATACCGCGATACGCAGTCCTGGACAGAGATTCTGCAGATCCAAAGC ATCATGAACTGGTTGAATCGGAGGACCACGTCGAGGTGAATGGTATAACATTTAATAAACCGTTTGTTGAGAAGCCAGTATCTGCCGAAGATcataatatttacatatattatcCAACATCCGCGGGTGGCGGAAGTCAGAGATTATTTAGAAAG ATTGGCAGCCGCAGCAGCGTTTACTCACCAGAGTCTCGGGTCCGGAAAACTGGATCTTACATATATGAAGATTTCATGCCGACTGACGGCACTGACGTTAAAGTTTACACAGTTGGGCCCGATTACGCTCACGCCGAAGCAAGAAAGAGCCCGGCTCTGGATGGCAAAGTGGAACGGGACTCAGAGGGAAAGGAAATACGCTATCCCGTCATTCTTAGCAATGCTGAAAAACTTATAAGCAGAAAAGTATGCCTCGCCTTTAAGCAAACCGTTTGCGGGTTCGATTTGCTCAG AGCCAATGGTCAATCGTTTGTCTGTGACGTTAATGGATTcagttttgttaaaaattcgaaCAAGTATTATGACGATTGCGCGAAAATTTTGGGTAACATGATTCTCAGAGAACTGGCACCTACTCTTCACATTCCCTGGAGCGTTCCGTTTCAACTGGATGATCCACCCATTGTGCCCACTACATTTGGAAAAAT GATGGAGCTAAGATGTGTCGTTGCAGTTATCAGACACGGCGATAGAACTCCCAAGCAAAAAATGAAGGTCGAAGTTCGTCATCCCAA ATTTTTTGAGATCTTTGCCAAGTACGATGGTTACAAACACGGTCACGTCAAACTAAAGCGGCCCAAACAGCTTCAGGAGATTTTGGACACCGCACGTAGCTTGTTAACGGAGATTCAGCATCGTGCTGCTGGACCAGAGTTGGAAGAGAAGCAAGGAAAACTGGAGCAGCTGAAAAGTGTCCTAGAAAT gTATGGCCATTTTTCAGGAATTAATCGTAAGGTCCAGATGAAATATCAGCCTAAAGGCAGACCTAGAGGGAGCTCCTCAGACGACGGTAAAACCAACA ACAGATTTGGCGAGCCATCTTTGGTGCTGATTCTAAAGTGGGGCGGAGAGTTGACGCCAGCTGGACGCATCCAAGCCGAAGAACTTGGCCGTATATTTCGGTGCATGTATCCGGGAGGTCAAGGTAGACACCTTAGTG GAGAATATGCCGGTGCCCAAGGTCTGGGTCTCCTTCGACTGCACTCAACCTTTCGTCATGACTTGAAAATTTACGCCAGCGATGAAGGCAGAGTCCAAATGACGGCTGCAGCTTTCGCCAAGGGTCTACTTGCTTTGGAGGGCGAACTAACTCCCATTCTGGTACAGATGGTCAAAAGTGCCAACACCAATGGACTTTTGGACAACGATTGCGATAGCAGTAAATACCAAAACAT GGTAAAAACGCGACTGCATGAACTACTGCAACAGGATAGAGAATTTACCCGCGAAGATCGCGAGCAGATAAATCCCGGTAATGCTTTGAGCATAAATGCGGcaatgaattttgtaaaaaatccTGTAAGATGTTGTCAGCACGTTCACGTTCTTATACAGAAACTAATGGACATTGTCAGGATTAAGAAAGACGATCCCAAGACGAAAG ATGCTATTCTGTACCACGGGGAAACATGGGAATTAATGGGCCGCCGGTGgggtaaaattgaaaaagatttcTGCACTAAAAAGAAGAGGTTCGACATATCGAAAATCCCCGACATTTATGATTGCATTAAGTACGACCTGCAGCACAACAATCATACGCTTCAGTTTGATTATGCGGAAGAGCTCTACATATACTCAAAATATTTAGCTGATATTGTCATACCGCAG GAATATGGACTAACCGTTCAGGAAAAACTCACCATAGGACAAGGTATTTGCACACCTCTACTGAAAAAGATTCGAGCAGATCTTCAACGAAATATAGAGGAGACCGGCGAAGAAACTGTCAATAGATTAAATCCACG TCGTATCCTCCATTTCAGATACTCGCACGGAGTTTCAAGTCCTGGAAGGCACGTCAGAACGAGATTATACTTTACAAGCGAAAGCCATGTTCACTCCCTACTCACTGTACTGCGATATGGAGGATTACTTGAT GTGGTCAAGGACGAACAATGGCGACGCGCAATGGAGTACGTAAGCATGGTATCAGAATTGAATTACATGTCGCAAATCGTCGTTATGTTATACGAAGATCCAACAAAGGATCCAAGCAGTGAAGAGCGCTTCCATGTCGAGCTTCACTTTAGTCCCGGAGTGAACTGTTGTGTGCAGAAAAATCTTCCCCCGGGACCGGGTTTCCGGCCGCATTCGCGGAACGAGAGTAATCATAATCTC GGTGAGGCGGGATCAGGTGCAGAAGGCAGCTCTCAGTGCAGCACGCGAATCGAAGAGGAAGATTCCGAATTAAGTATCTTGGATGACAACACAAATAGCCCGGTTACAAATTCG AACACTTCACCGATGGAAACAGACGAAGGCAACTTGGCCTTGGATGGCGAGAGCCCGAAGGCGAGTAAAACTATCGATATGATGGACCTGGATCCCATAATCGACGAACCTTTCGATAGTGGCTTTCTACAGAGTTCGGCGCCAATTCCAATCAG CGCGAGAACAGTGGCGGGTCACGAAGCAGCTAGACTTGGCAGCCAGCTAGCAGCGAGTCAACGTCAACGTCGAGAACTGGAGGCAGCGGGTATCAATGAACCAAGAGCCAGAAGCTATGACCACCAGAGACaagaaaaaactgtaaaaC CTGCTGAGAAAGTGCAATATCAAAGTTTGGATGCAGTCAATAAGGAAG CCGATTGCTGTCAAAAGTCACTAAAGCAAGAAACTGATCTGAATGTTGCCAATCATTGCGAGAATATCTGTAAATTATCAAGGGTGCAAAAGTCATTGAGACGATCATTTACTCTAGCACACTCGCTCAGTTCACCCAATATGCCTGTAACCATGGTTTTCAATTCCAATTCATCTTCGTCTCCGTTGATAACTTTTCACCGAGTCCCTCTTGCCTCTCCCGGTACAGTCTGTGCTCCCATAGACGAAACAAATTCGTCTTATACCGTAGCCAAACCGCAATTATTGACGCAATTTAAGAAGTATGGCAGATCTTACACCGAAGCAACTTTGTCTAACTTTAAAGTGTGCG CAAGACGCTATCGTCACAGCGTCTCTGGACAGATGACCTACTTCAAGATGCTCGGATACAACGTTAGCAAGAAGCTTACCGGTTCTACAAACAGCCTGTTCAGCACAGCTGTTATCAGCGGATCGTCGAGCGCCCCGGACCTCAAGGATATGGTGCCTCAGCACGCCTCTGCTGTTGCAG CTATAGATGGATTCGGAGGCGTCCCACCAATCAGACCATTGGAAACATTGCATAACGCACTGTCTCTGAGACAGTTGGACTCGTTTCTAGAAATGATGACTAGCCTGTCTTTTTTCCGCACTCCGGCATCCTCGCCGCCTAAATATCCATCTCCAGGTGGATCTGTTCACGGGTCATTCCTCCAAAATCTAAGCATAGGCAGCATCGGTCGCGAATACCATTCCTCCGATAATGAAGTCATTAG AAATCAGCTGTCACCGACCAGTCCAAACA GCGCAGGTTGGAGCAGTGGAGCGCCATCTTTTTTGTCGTCGGAGCCATCTTCTCCTGCTCCTACGTCGGCGGGTGAATGTAGCATGTCTACCAGTCTCGGTAGCAATGACGG AATGCGCGTGTTCAATACGGCGCACGAATTTCCCAGAACACCAGATTTGAACCTAGACCTAAATAACATCTGTATGGGAATAGATCAAGGCTGCCGAGAAAGCCGTGGAAGTATATCTTTTACAGATTACTACAGTAACGAAGATGgccaaattttgaaaatctgccAAGACGATAGCTGTAAGCTCATCAAGAAATCAGTATGTGTTGATGATGCTACAATCATTGATAACATCGATGAAGACGAGGACCATACTTTGACATTGAGACAGAGCAAGGTGCAGAAGAAACAAGAcatcaaatttgttttcaaacagCAGGAAAATTCTAATCCGGTACAACCGAGTTgtagttataaaaaaattggaag ATTCCGTGTGGAAAGTATGGAAGTTGCGGATGATGACGTTAGGATGAAAGACCAGGTTACAGTGTGTACCAGCAATCCGAAAAGTGTGATCCAATCTGTGTTAGTCAAAGAGGCAACTATCGAAGGTggtagaaaaatatcaaaaccATTGTTCAGTAATGAGAGTGATGTTGATTTACAACAAACGACTGAAATACGGGCAATCTCCAAGAgcaattattcaaaatctgAAATCTGTCCTCTTTCACCACTACATTCGAATGCAGAACTTGACTCCGATTACCGGAGCTTTACTCCAATTGAAAAGGAACTTTCTACTTTGGATGATCTTGACAACACAAGAAACTCGGAGGTGATCCTCACCCATCCAATTCCCATCAATGGATCGAGAATTAACAAACCATCTGAACCTGTACTTACACTAGCGAGCAGTCTTAATGACGGTACAAATGTTAAAGTTGGTTTTGACGTTGATACCGAAAAAGCAGGTTAA